One genomic segment of Bacteroidota bacterium includes these proteins:
- a CDS encoding phage holin family protein produces MNFIIQLIVSALAVLISSYILPGVEVDNIVTALLVAAVLAFLNTVIKPIMVLLTIPVTVLSFGLFLLVINAFIIILTDKLIDGFQVRGFWWALLFSLVLSFVTSVLNSLQARSETNE; encoded by the coding sequence ATGAACTTCATTATACAACTGATCGTTTCGGCTCTTGCCGTACTTATTTCATCCTATATTTTACCCGGCGTTGAAGTAGATAATATCGTTACCGCGCTGCTCGTAGCTGCGGTACTGGCATTTTTAAATACGGTTATAAAACCGATCATGGTACTGTTAACGATACCCGTGACTGTTCTCAGCTTCGGATTATTCCTACTTGTTATTAACGCGTTTATTATTATCCTGACTGATAAACTTATTGACGGTTTCCAGGTTCGTGGATTCTGGTGGGCCTTGTTATTCAGTTTAGTGCTTTCGTTTGTCACTTCAGTATTGAATAGCCTGCAGGCCAGATCGGAAACCAATGAGTAA